In the Candidatus Dormiibacterota bacterium genome, one interval contains:
- a CDS encoding heavy metal-binding domain-containing protein encodes MIVVTTEEVTGHRIVEMKGQVFGLVVRSRGLGGNIMAGLRSLGGGEIVEYTELLEDARRHAVDRMVQNATAMGANAVIRMQYDSSEIGNTMSEIVAYGTAAVIEPLQS; translated from the coding sequence ATGATCGTCGTCACAACCGAGGAAGTCACTGGGCATCGGATCGTGGAAATGAAAGGGCAGGTGTTCGGACTCGTGGTGAGAAGTCGCGGGCTGGGCGGCAACATCATGGCCGGGCTGCGCTCGCTGGGTGGCGGCGAGATCGTCGAGTACACCGAGCTCCTCGAGGACGCCCGGCGGCATGCGGTGGACCGCATGGTCCAGAACGCGACTGCGATGGGGGCGAATGCGGTGATCCGGATGCAGTACGACTCGTCGGAGATCGGCAATACGATGAGCGAGATCGTCGCCTACGGGACGGCCGCCGTCATCGAGCCGCTCCAGAGCTGA
- a CDS encoding response regulator transcription factor: MIRVLIAEDQGMVRGALKALLAMEGDIEIVAETDRADEVLPLALQARPDVALLDIEMPGGDGITAAGQLRKELPACRTLILTTFGRPGFLRRAMESGASGFMLKDAPAHELALAIRRTMAGERVVDPGLAAAALSTGISPLSDREREVLVAGRNGAGIAEIAKALFLSEGTVRNYLSSAIQKLEVSNRTEAARIAEDLGWL; the protein is encoded by the coding sequence GTGATCCGTGTTCTGATCGCCGAGGATCAGGGCATGGTTCGTGGCGCACTCAAAGCACTGCTCGCGATGGAGGGCGACATCGAGATCGTGGCCGAGACCGATCGGGCGGACGAGGTGCTGCCGCTCGCGTTGCAGGCGCGGCCCGACGTGGCCCTGCTCGACATCGAGATGCCCGGCGGCGACGGCATCACGGCCGCGGGCCAATTGCGCAAGGAACTCCCTGCCTGCCGGACGCTGATTCTCACCACCTTCGGGCGCCCGGGCTTCCTGCGGCGCGCCATGGAGAGCGGCGCATCGGGATTCATGTTGAAGGACGCGCCGGCGCACGAGCTGGCGCTAGCGATCCGGCGGACGATGGCGGGCGAGCGCGTGGTCGACCCCGGATTGGCTGCAGCGGCGCTGAGCACGGGCATCAGCCCTCTGTCCGACCGTGAGCGCGAGGTGCTGGTGGCGGGCCGCAACGGCGCGGGCATCGCGGAGATCGCAAAGGCCCTGTTCTTGTCGGAGGGAACCGTGCGCAACTACCTATCGTCGGCGATCCAAAAACTCGAAGTCAGCAACCGCACCGAGGCGGCTCGAATCGCCGAGGACCTGGGATGGCTTTGA